A genomic segment from Saprospiraceae bacterium encodes:
- the cas7i gene encoding type I-B CRISPR-associated protein Cas7/Cst2/DevR, which produces MSILLNNIVGSFLIDARAAFLNGAGLGTGEDRNKVIPKTFREKINGRFEEVPYVSAQAWRRWLRNTTNEENHWAPSELEAIGQADKGSTNKISTKLNPIEYAEDDLFGYMRSGAGKEESVQRTSPFKSSILKGISGKSAINNDEAFVHLKEGTPLPYSTRFYSTHLEGFFNLEYYRLGVYDNLGSHVELAKEFLETFEADLDEQTIYGKFKRYTLKNIEHTRKQRAAGLLKGLAHLRGGAKQAAFGSDVAPKAIILAGMECANPVFNDLFDGSGEKPRLKINTLKEIKADYQHKLATEIFIGIRADYLENEEAVKNLGPGFVVSSPMEMINNFIQNYL; this is translated from the coding sequence ATGAGCATTTTATTAAACAACATTGTCGGAAGCTTTTTAATCGATGCGCGTGCCGCATTTTTAAATGGTGCCGGCTTAGGAACTGGCGAAGACAGAAACAAAGTCATTCCTAAAACTTTCCGTGAAAAAATAAATGGCCGCTTTGAAGAAGTGCCATATGTTTCAGCACAAGCTTGGCGTAGGTGGCTAAGAAATACGACCAATGAAGAAAATCATTGGGCACCAAGTGAATTAGAAGCCATTGGACAAGCAGACAAAGGATCTACAAATAAAATTTCAACGAAGTTAAATCCGATAGAATATGCTGAAGATGATTTATTTGGCTATATGAGAAGTGGGGCGGGAAAGGAAGAAAGTGTTCAACGAACCTCCCCTTTCAAAAGCTCAATTTTAAAAGGAATTTCAGGAAAAAGCGCTATAAATAATGATGAGGCGTTTGTCCATTTAAAAGAAGGTACCCCTTTACCCTATTCCACTCGATTTTATTCTACACACCTAGAAGGTTTTTTTAATCTAGAGTATTACCGCTTAGGTGTTTATGATAATTTGGGAAGTCATGTTGAATTGGCAAAAGAATTTTTAGAAACGTTCGAAGCAGATTTAGACGAGCAAACCATTTATGGGAAATTCAAAAGATATACCTTGAAAAATATTGAGCATACCCGAAAACAAAGAGCTGCTGGTTTATTGAAAGGTTTAGCTCATTTAAGAGGAGGAGCAAAACAGGCTGCTTTTGGTTCGGATGTTGCCCCAAAGGCTATCATACTTGCCGGAATGGAATGTGCTAACCCTGTATTTAATGATCTATTTGATGGAAGCGGTGAAAAACCACGATTAAAAATCAATACATTAAAAGAAATTAAAGCAGATTATCAGCACAAATTAGCTACTGAAATTTTTATCGGCATTAGAGCCGATTATCTGGAAAATGAGGAAGCTGTAAAAAATTTGGGACCTGGTTTTGTAGTTTCTTCTCCTATGGAAATGATTAATAATTTTATCCAAAACTATTTGTAA